The Liquorilactobacillus nagelii DSM 13675 DNA window TTTTTTATATGCTAGTGACCATGCTTCGACGAATGGCTGCAAATATTCTGATGTTATTTTGCTAAGCTGTTGATCACCAATATATGGTAAAATGTGGCAATCAAAAATTTGTTTAGTTTTATAGAGTGTACTGGATTTAACGGTGTTCCGATATTGGTTCTCAAACCACTCTAAGTATTCTTCTTTAAATGTTTTACCGTTTTCAGTAAGAAGCTCATAAGTGCCATCAGCAACTTGAACCTGAATTTTTTGATAAGCAGAATTGGTCAAAGCAGGAGTTTTAAATCCACGTTTAGTTGTTATTTTCTTTTTACCAGTTTGTGGATCTTTTCCTAGATAAATCTGA harbors:
- a CDS encoding N-terminal phage integrase SAM-like domain-containing protein: MFEYKKNKAIKEKIYKNGKKSYYFQIYLGKDPQTGKKKITTKRGFKTPALTNSAYQKIQVQVADGTYELLTENGKTFKEEYLEWFENQYRNTVKSSTLYKTKQIFDCHILPYIGDQQLSKITSEYLQPFVEAWSLAYKKSNIVARYAKRVFDYAYIKKGNYRKPF